One Centroberyx gerrardi isolate f3 chromosome 2, fCenGer3.hap1.cur.20231027, whole genome shotgun sequence DNA window includes the following coding sequences:
- the LOC139915599 gene encoding SWI/SNF-related matrix-associated actin-dependent regulator of chromatin subfamily B member 1-like isoform X2 — protein sequence MQLALSKTFGQKPIKFQLEQDGDFYMVGSEVGNYLRMFRGSLYKRYPSLWRRLASVEERKKIVASSHATSVTLLKASECEEIFEGNDEKYKAVSISTEPPAYLREQKAKRSSQWVPTLPNSSHHLDAVPCSTTINRNRMGRDKKRTFPLCFDDHDPAVIHENASQVEVLVPIRLDMEIDGQKLRDAFTWNMNEKLMTPEMFAEILCDDLDLNPLAFVPAIASAIRQQIESYPTDSILDEQTDQRVIIKLNIHVGNISLVDQFEWDMSERENSPETFALKLCSELGLGGEFVTTIAYSIRGQLSWHQRTYAFRSDFRSICLRITSPLPPKA from the exons ATGCAATTGGCTTTAAGTAAAACATTTGGCCAGAAGCCTATTAAATTTCAGTTAGAACAAGATGGGGACTTTTACATGGTTGGATCGGAG gtTGGAAACTATCTGCGTATGTTCAGAGGCTCTCTGTATAAAAGATATCCATCTTTATGGAGGAGGCTGGCctcagtggaggagaggaagaaaattGTAGCTTCATCACACG CCACTAGTGTTACTCTGCTGAAGGCATCAGAATGTGAAGAGATCTTCGAGGGAAATGATGAGAAATACAAGGCGGTGTCCATCAGCACAGAACCCCCAGCTTACCTCAG GGAGCAGAAGGCAAAGAGGAGCAGTCAGTGGGTCCCCACACTGCCCAACAGCTCTCACCATCTAGATGCTGTGCCTTGCTCCACCACAATCAACCGCAACCGAATGGGCCGCGACAAGAAGAGGACCTTTCCCCTGTG ctttgaTGATCACGACCCCGCAGTGATCCACGAGAACGCGTCCCAGGTAGAGGTGTTGGTTCCCATCCGTCTAGACATGGagatagatggacagaaacTCAGAGATGCCTTCACATGGAACATGAATG agAAACTGATGACCCCGGAGATGTTTGCAGAGATTTTGTGTGATGACCTAGACCTGAATCCTCTGGCCTTTGTCCCGGCCATTGCCTCAGCCATTCGTCAACAGATCGAGTCCTACCCCACTGACAGCATACTAGACGAGCAGACGGACCAGAGAGTCATCATCAAG CTTAACATCCACGTGGGCAACATCTCTCTGGTGGACCAGTTTGAGTGGGACATGTCTGAGAGGGAAAACTCCCCCGAGACGTTCGCCTTGAAGCTGTGCTCTGAGCTGGGTCTCGGCGGAGAGTTTGTCACCACTATCGCCTACAGCATTCGCGGTCAGCTCAGCTGGCACCAGAGGACGTACGCCTTCAg GTCTGATTTCAGGTCAATATGCTTACGAATTACTTCCCCTCTACCCCCAAAAGCTTAA
- the LOC139915612 gene encoding stromelysin-3-like, translating to MMRIVVFCSSIFPLHLLLCVHSLPVHDRRTVSRYKQGWPQRNHHLGLKKRGKLEQDTLNEEYHVTSLAPPGNDTESWKRPRCGVPDYPASKQMGLSYYNMKKEGRLNGQQRRKRFALFGGRWENTDLTYKIMRFPWQMSKDKVRRVLQEALSVWSEVTPLRFREVTTGKADIIIDFNRYWHGDNLPFDGPGGILAHAFFPRTHREGEIHFDYDEHWTVGNNVGTDLLQVAAHEFGHVLGLQHSLVPGAVMSPFYTFSYPLELSDDDKRGIQYLYGPRQEAPPEITETNEIDTGVPDACRTNFDAVSMIRGELFFFKSRYVWRIRDGQLQAGYPALASRHWRGIPDHIDAAYEDKSGNIWFFQGDSYWVFDAERKITGPDSVQRLGLPVTDIQAALKWEDDQVQKIYLLKSGAYWRFSPQENRVEAAHPHSMQDWEGVPSNIDAAFRDRYGYAHFLSGMHYWKFDPVEVKVLGGYPRNIGADFFGCAASLHQ from the exons GGATGGCCTCAGAGGAACCATCACCTCGGTCTGAAGAAGAGGGGAAAACTTGAACAGGACACACTTAACGAAGAGTACCATGTGACGTCTCTAGCGCCCCCTGGAAATGACACCGAGTCCTGGAAGCGTCCACGCTGCGGTGTCCCGGACTATCCCGCCTCCAAGCAGATGGGCCTCTCGTACTACAACATGAAGAAGGAGGGACGCCTCAACGGACAACAGCGCAGGAAACGATTTGCGCTCTTTGGAGGGCGTTGGGAAAATACTGACCTCACTTACAA GATCATGCGTTTCCCCTGGCAGATGAGTAAGGACAAAGTGCGTCGTGTCTTGCAAGAGGCATTAAGTGTCTGGAGTGAAGTGACTCCTCTCAGGTTCAGGGAGGTCACCACTGGGAAAGCCGACATCATTATTGACTTCAACAG GTACTGGCATGGGGACAACTTACCCTTCGACGGACCTGGAGGGATCCTTGCCCACGCCTTTTTCCCCCGAACACACAGAGAAGGGGAAATCCACTTTGACTATGATGAGCACTGGACAGTGGGCAACAATGTGG GCACAGATCTCTTACAAGTGGCAGCTCATGAGTTTGGCCATGTCCTGGGCCTCCAGCACTCCCTGGTGCCTGGTGCTGTGATGTCGCCTTTCTACACTTTCTCCTACCCGCTGGAGTTGAGCGACGATGACAAGAGGGGCATCCAGTACCTATACGGCCCCCGCCAGGAAGCACCGCCCGAGATCACAGAGACGAATGAGATTGACACTGGAGTG CCAGATGCCTGCAGAACAAACTTTGACGCTGTGTCCATGATCAGGGGGGAGTTGTTCTTCTTTAAGTCTCGATACGTTTGGCGTATCCGTGACGGGCAGCTACAAGCCGGGTACCCAGCCTTGGCTTCGCGCCACTGGAGAGGCATTCCTGACCACATCGATGCTGCTTATGAAGACAAGTCTGGCAACATCTGGTTCTTCCAAG GTGACAGTTACTGGGTGTTTGATGCTGAAAGGAAAATCACAGGACCAGATTCAGTGCAGCGGCTGGGTCTGCCTGTGACGGATATCCAAGCAGCTCTAAAGTGGGAAGACGACCAAGTCCAGAAAATCTACCTCTTAAAGTCAGGCGCTTACTGGCGCTTCAGTCCACAGGAGAATCGTGTTGAAGCCGCCCATCCTCACAGCATGCAGGACTGGGAGGGTGTGCCCAGCAATATCGATGCAGCCTTTCGAGACAGATATG GCTATGCCCATTTCCTGAGTGGGATGCACTACTGGAAGTTTGACCCTGTGGAGGTGAAGGTGCTAGGAGGCTACCCCCGCAACATTGGCGCAGATTTTTTCGGCTGTGCTGCCTCTCTGCATCAATaa
- the derl2 gene encoding derlin-2: MAYQTLQQEYLQIPVVTRAYTTACVLTTAAVQLELITPFQLYFNPDLILRNYQVWRLITNFLFFGPVGFNFLFNMIFLYRYCRMLEEGSFRGRTADFVFMFLFGGLLMTIFGTFVSLVFLGQAFTIMLVYVWSRRNPNVRMNFFGLLNFQAPFLPWVLMGFSLLLGNSIIVDLLGIAVGHVYFFLEDVFPNQPGGGRWLKTPSIIKMLFDTPEEDANYNPLPEERPGGFAWGEGQRLGG; the protein is encoded by the exons ATGGCTTACCAGACTTTACAGCAGGAGTACTTACAGATTCCTGTTGTAACTAGGGCATATACCACCGCCTGTGTCCTCACAACCGCCGCAGTG CAACTAGAGCTCATCACACCTTTTCAACTGTACTTCAACCCTGATTTGATTCTAAGGAATTACCAG GTATGGCGGCTAATAACcaactttctgttttttggtCCAGTTGGCTTCAACTTCCTGttcaatatgattttttt GTACCGATACTGTCGTATGCTGGAGGAGGGCTCTTTCAGGGGACGCACGGCTGACTTTGTCTTCATGTTCCTCTTTGGTGGGCTTCTGATGACT ATATTTGGCACTTTTGTGAGTTTGGTGTTCCTGGGCCAAGCCTTCACTATCATGCTGGTGTACGTGTGGAGTCGGCGAAACCCGAACGTTCGCATGAACTTCTTCGGCCTGCTGAACTTCCAGGCGCCCTTCCTGCCCTGGGTGCTGATGGGATTCTCTCTGTTGCTGGGCAACTCCATCATTGTGGATCTATTAG GTATCGCTGTTGGTCATGTGTACTTCTTCTTGGAGGATGTGTTCCCCAACCAGCCAGGTGGTGGCAGGTGGCTCAAGACCCCCTCTATCAT AAAGATGCTGTTCGACACTCCAGAGGAAGACGCCAACTACAACCCCCTCCCCGAGGAGCGCCCCGGAGGGTTTGCCTGGGGGGAGGGACAGCGCCTTGGGGGTTAA
- the LOC139915599 gene encoding SWI/SNF-related matrix-associated actin-dependent regulator of chromatin subfamily B member 1-like isoform X1 yields MQLALSKTFGQKPIKFQLEQDGDFYMVGSEVGNYLRMFRGSLYKRYPSLWRRLASVEERKKIVASSHATSVTLLKASECEEIFEGNDEKYKAVSISTEPPAYLREQKAKRSSQWVPTLPNSSHHLDAVPCSTTINRNRMGRDKKRTFPLCFDDHDPAVIHENASQVEVLVPIRLDMEIDGQKLRDAFTWNMNEKLMTPEMFAEILCDDLDLNPLAFVPAIASAIRQQIESYPTDSILDEQTDQRVIIKLNIHVGNISLVDQFEWDMSERENSPETFALKLCSELGLGGEFVTTIAYSIRGQLSWHQRTYAFSENPLPTVEIAIRNTGDADQWCPLLETLTDAEMEKKIRDQDRNTRRMRRLANTAPSW; encoded by the exons ATGCAATTGGCTTTAAGTAAAACATTTGGCCAGAAGCCTATTAAATTTCAGTTAGAACAAGATGGGGACTTTTACATGGTTGGATCGGAG gtTGGAAACTATCTGCGTATGTTCAGAGGCTCTCTGTATAAAAGATATCCATCTTTATGGAGGAGGCTGGCctcagtggaggagaggaagaaaattGTAGCTTCATCACACG CCACTAGTGTTACTCTGCTGAAGGCATCAGAATGTGAAGAGATCTTCGAGGGAAATGATGAGAAATACAAGGCGGTGTCCATCAGCACAGAACCCCCAGCTTACCTCAG GGAGCAGAAGGCAAAGAGGAGCAGTCAGTGGGTCCCCACACTGCCCAACAGCTCTCACCATCTAGATGCTGTGCCTTGCTCCACCACAATCAACCGCAACCGAATGGGCCGCGACAAGAAGAGGACCTTTCCCCTGTG ctttgaTGATCACGACCCCGCAGTGATCCACGAGAACGCGTCCCAGGTAGAGGTGTTGGTTCCCATCCGTCTAGACATGGagatagatggacagaaacTCAGAGATGCCTTCACATGGAACATGAATG agAAACTGATGACCCCGGAGATGTTTGCAGAGATTTTGTGTGATGACCTAGACCTGAATCCTCTGGCCTTTGTCCCGGCCATTGCCTCAGCCATTCGTCAACAGATCGAGTCCTACCCCACTGACAGCATACTAGACGAGCAGACGGACCAGAGAGTCATCATCAAG CTTAACATCCACGTGGGCAACATCTCTCTGGTGGACCAGTTTGAGTGGGACATGTCTGAGAGGGAAAACTCCCCCGAGACGTTCGCCTTGAAGCTGTGCTCTGAGCTGGGTCTCGGCGGAGAGTTTGTCACCACTATCGCCTACAGCATTCGCGGTCAGCTCAGCTGGCACCAGAGGACGTACGCCTTCAg TGAGAACCCGCTCCCCACGGTGGAGATCGCCATCCGCAACACGGGCGATGCGGACCAGTGGTGCCCCCTGCTGGAGACCCTCACAGACGCCGAAATGGAGAAGAAGATCCGAGACCAAGACAGGAATACCAG gCGCATGAGACGACTGGCCAACACCGCCCCCTCCTGGTAG